One Brassica oleracea var. oleracea cultivar TO1000 chromosome C7, BOL, whole genome shotgun sequence genomic window carries:
- the LOC106304902 gene encoding MADS-box transcription factor 23-like isoform X3 translates to MVRGKIEIKRIENVTSRQVTFSKRRKGLLKKAHELSVLCDAQVAAIVFSQKGRLYDFASSDMQKMMERYDIHRSEYFGAERLQKQQFVQEVKNEMAKTLDQIELLQLHCRKLMGQDLDSCSVEELKEITIKLEKSLTIVRSRKAKLNEDTIEKLKAEISGEKEVLNETSSLRQMFEEPTLWMHSRSLESEMSGPSCGYGNMNISDVKTELSIGLPESRE, encoded by the exons ATGGTGAGAGGAAAGATCGAGATCAAAAGAATCGAGAACGTGACGAGCAGACAAGTCACGTTCTCCAAGCGTAGGAAAGGTCTCTTGAAGAAAGCTCACGAGCTTTCAGTTCTATGCGATGCTCAAGTCGCAGCCATTGTATTTTCTCAAAAAGGAAGATTATATGATTTCGCAAGCTCCGA CATGCAGAAGATGATGGAGAGATATGATATACATAGGAGCGAGTATTTTGGGGCAGAGAGACTACAAAAACAGCAATTTGTGCAGGAGGTCAAGAACGAAATGGCGAAAACGTTAGACCAGATTGAACTTCTTCAACTTCATTGCCG GAAACTGATGGGGCAAGATTTGGATTCGTGTTCAGTGGAGGAACTCAAGGAGATAACTATCAAACTTGAGAAAAGCCTCACTATTGTAAGATCAAGAAAG GCTAAGTTAAATGAAGATACGATAGAGAAACTAAAAGCAGAG ATTTCAGGAGAGAAAGAAGTCTTGAACGAGACAAGTAGTCTACGACAAATG TTTGAAGAACCGACCTTGTGGATGCACTCGAGGAGTCTAGAGAGTGAGATGAGTGGACCATCATGTGGTTATGGAAACATGAACATATCGGATGTCAAAACTGAGTTGTCCATCGGATTGCCTGAGAGTCGTGAGTGA
- the LOC106304902 gene encoding MADS-box transcription factor 23-like isoform X2, which yields MVRGKIEIKRIENVTSRQVTFSKRRKGLLKKAHELSVLCDAQVAAIVFSQKGRLYDFASSDMQKMMERYDIHRSEYFGAERLQKQQFVQEVKNEMAKTLDQIELLQLHCRKLMGQDLDSCSVEELKEITIKLEKSLTIVRSRKAKLNEDTIEKLKAEISGEKEVLNETSSLRQMEYMLSFQFEEPTLWMHSRSLESEMSGPSCGYGNMNISDVKTELSIGLPESRE from the exons ATGGTGAGAGGAAAGATCGAGATCAAAAGAATCGAGAACGTGACGAGCAGACAAGTCACGTTCTCCAAGCGTAGGAAAGGTCTCTTGAAGAAAGCTCACGAGCTTTCAGTTCTATGCGATGCTCAAGTCGCAGCCATTGTATTTTCTCAAAAAGGAAGATTATATGATTTCGCAAGCTCCGA CATGCAGAAGATGATGGAGAGATATGATATACATAGGAGCGAGTATTTTGGGGCAGAGAGACTACAAAAACAGCAATTTGTGCAGGAGGTCAAGAACGAAATGGCGAAAACGTTAGACCAGATTGAACTTCTTCAACTTCATTGCCG GAAACTGATGGGGCAAGATTTGGATTCGTGTTCAGTGGAGGAACTCAAGGAGATAACTATCAAACTTGAGAAAAGCCTCACTATTGTAAGATCAAGAAAG GCTAAGTTAAATGAAGATACGATAGAGAAACTAAAAGCAGAG ATTTCAGGAGAGAAAGAAGTCTTGAACGAGACAAGTAGTCTACGACAAATG GAATACATGTTATCATTTCAGTTTGAAGAACCGACCTTGTGGATGCACTCGAGGAGTCTAGAGAGTGAGATGAGTGGACCATCATGTGGTTATGGAAACATGAACATATCGGATGTCAAAACTGAGTTGTCCATCGGATTGCCTGAGAGTCGTGAGTGA
- the LOC106304902 gene encoding MADS-box transcription factor 23-like isoform X1, giving the protein MVRGKIEIKRIENVTSRQVTFSKRRKGLLKKAHELSVLCDAQVAAIVFSQKGRLYDFASSDMQKMMERYDIHRSEYFGAERLQKQQFVQEVKNEMAKTLDQIELLQLHCRKLMGQDLDSCSVEELKEITIKLEKSLTIVRSRKQAKLNEDTIEKLKAEISGEKEVLNETSSLRQMEYMLSFQFEEPTLWMHSRSLESEMSGPSCGYGNMNISDVKTELSIGLPESRE; this is encoded by the exons ATGGTGAGAGGAAAGATCGAGATCAAAAGAATCGAGAACGTGACGAGCAGACAAGTCACGTTCTCCAAGCGTAGGAAAGGTCTCTTGAAGAAAGCTCACGAGCTTTCAGTTCTATGCGATGCTCAAGTCGCAGCCATTGTATTTTCTCAAAAAGGAAGATTATATGATTTCGCAAGCTCCGA CATGCAGAAGATGATGGAGAGATATGATATACATAGGAGCGAGTATTTTGGGGCAGAGAGACTACAAAAACAGCAATTTGTGCAGGAGGTCAAGAACGAAATGGCGAAAACGTTAGACCAGATTGAACTTCTTCAACTTCATTGCCG GAAACTGATGGGGCAAGATTTGGATTCGTGTTCAGTGGAGGAACTCAAGGAGATAACTATCAAACTTGAGAAAAGCCTCACTATTGTAAGATCAAGAAAG CAGGCTAAGTTAAATGAAGATACGATAGAGAAACTAAAAGCAGAG ATTTCAGGAGAGAAAGAAGTCTTGAACGAGACAAGTAGTCTACGACAAATG GAATACATGTTATCATTTCAGTTTGAAGAACCGACCTTGTGGATGCACTCGAGGAGTCTAGAGAGTGAGATGAGTGGACCATCATGTGGTTATGGAAACATGAACATATCGGATGTCAAAACTGAGTTGTCCATCGGATTGCCTGAGAGTCGTGAGTGA